One Candidatus Delongbacteria bacterium genomic window carries:
- a CDS encoding NUDIX hydrolase: protein MHHGRQSRAEEGITGPVSDWIPVEGAKPVGGSRSPVQATPHGPRIPPDSQMTRTRVWGCIRATAGRYGHRFLPTDSSSSTTSRTGVDRMTQIPTFGKPVPGARSREGSYALIFDPAGRLLVVLGRRGLFLPGGGVDPGETPEQALARELREECALAIGRQEWLGEALQHFVVDGEPIRMVARFWRVTPASGPGPAEDVWEWREPQECRGRFFHACADWALEKALG, encoded by the coding sequence ATGCATCACGGGAGGCAATCCCGAGCCGAGGAAGGCATCACGGGCCCCGTCAGTGACTGGATTCCGGTAGAAGGGGCAAAACCGGTGGGGGGTTCGAGGAGTCCGGTGCAAGCAACACCTCATGGCCCCCGGATTCCGCCGGATAGTCAGATGACGAGAACACGTGTGTGGGGCTGCATCCGGGCTACGGCTGGAAGGTACGGCCACCGTTTCTTGCCCACTGATTCATCATCTTCCACGACATCAAGAACAGGAGTCGACAGAATGACACAGATCCCGACTTTCGGCAAGCCAGTCCCCGGGGCCCGGTCGCGGGAAGGATCCTACGCACTGATCTTCGACCCAGCCGGTCGCCTGCTTGTCGTGCTGGGCCGACGCGGCCTCTTCCTGCCCGGTGGCGGTGTGGACCCTGGTGAGACGCCCGAGCAGGCTCTGGCCCGGGAGCTGCGGGAGGAATGCGCGCTGGCGATCGGCAGGCAGGAATGGCTGGGAGAAGCCCTGCAGCACTTCGTGGTGGATGGTGAGCCGATCCGGATGGTGGCGCGCTTCTGGCGTGTCACGCCAGCCAGCGGGCCGGGACCCGCGGAAGATGTCTGGGAATGGCGGGAGCCGCAGGAGTGCCGGGGGCGGTTCTTTCATGCGTGTGCTGACTGGGCGCTTGAGAAAGCGCTGGGGTGA
- a CDS encoding ABC transporter permease encodes MPDRGALLEALRISIASLLSHKLRSLLTMLGVIFGVGAVISMLSIGEGARREALENIRLLGARNILVMAVPRDRVPSEDLEKGSPGLGRRDVISLQGLLPDATISAVVNSDAQAGVGRRRVKVPLRGVEPEYLAQFPGMEINGRWLTDADEHGRTRVCVLGSQVARELFPTNSPLERLVKLDDQWMRVVGVVQPRALSEKGKQELSLRDLNRDIYIPLSTLRSRMPPVSGKEGLDQLVITVATTEEAAPASERVRRVLERRHMGARDTEIQVPWELIRQSQATQRMFNLVMGAIASISLIVGGIGIMNIMLSSVLERTREIGIRRSVGATAAHVMQQFITEAVVLSLGGGLLGIVLGLCLAWGISAFAGWHTVVTPWSVLLSFAVSAGTGLIFGIYPARRAAALDPIEALRHE; translated from the coding sequence ATGCCTGACCGGGGCGCCCTGCTCGAGGCCCTGCGCATCAGCATCGCCTCACTGCTGTCGCACAAGCTGCGCAGCCTGCTGACCATGCTGGGAGTGATCTTCGGCGTGGGCGCGGTCATTTCCATGCTCTCGATCGGCGAAGGAGCGCGCCGGGAAGCCCTCGAGAACATCCGCCTGCTGGGCGCGCGCAACATCCTGGTGATGGCCGTGCCGCGCGACCGTGTGCCCTCCGAAGATCTGGAGAAGGGCAGTCCCGGGCTGGGGCGGCGTGACGTGATCAGTCTGCAGGGGCTGCTGCCCGACGCCACCATCAGTGCGGTGGTCAATTCGGATGCCCAGGCGGGCGTGGGACGCCGTCGGGTCAAGGTGCCCCTGCGAGGTGTGGAACCCGAGTATCTGGCCCAGTTTCCGGGCATGGAAATCAATGGCCGCTGGCTCACCGACGCCGACGAACACGGCCGTACTCGGGTCTGCGTGCTGGGCAGCCAGGTGGCGCGCGAGCTCTTTCCAACCAATTCCCCACTGGAGCGGCTGGTGAAACTGGACGACCAGTGGATGCGCGTGGTGGGTGTGGTGCAACCTCGTGCGCTCTCCGAGAAGGGCAAGCAGGAACTGAGCCTGCGCGACCTCAACCGCGACATCTACATCCCGCTGTCCACGTTGCGAAGCCGGATGCCGCCGGTCAGTGGCAAGGAAGGCCTGGACCAGCTGGTGATCACGGTGGCCACCACCGAGGAGGCCGCACCGGCTTCCGAGCGTGTCCGGCGTGTGCTCGAGAGGCGTCACATGGGCGCGCGTGACACGGAAATCCAGGTGCCCTGGGAGTTGATCCGCCAGTCCCAGGCCACTCAACGCATGTTCAACCTCGTGATGGGGGCCATCGCCTCGATCTCGCTGATCGTGGGCGGCATCGGCATCATGAACATCATGCTCTCCAGCGTGCTGGAGCGCACGCGAGAAATCGGCATCCGCCGCAGCGTGGGTGCCACGGCCGCCCACGTGATGCAGCAGTTCATCACCGAGGCGGTCGTGCTGTCACTGGGCGGCGGACTGCTGGGGATCGTGCTGGGCCTGTGCCTGGCCTGGGGCATTTCGGCTTTCGCCGGCTGGCACACGGTGGTCACACCCTGGTCGGTATTGCTTTCGTTTGCGGTCAGCGCGGGCACCGGACTGATCTTCGGCATTTACCCGGCCCGCCGTGCGGCCGCCCTGGATCCCATCGAGGCCCTGCGTCATGAGTAG
- a CDS encoding efflux RND transporter periplasmic adaptor subunit, which translates to MSGRAGWALLLPLCLLLTGCGSEQPPSVVVTPDRFEIRLTEAGTIQAVNSTTISTPRLRNQLQVQTLIPEGSSVEKGDTLVIFDRTELQKEIDDRLNELDIAQASYNKVEARLKAELRNMQSSLVADSTSWLLSKLRQERTVYESEMVRQEADLQFSQATLSYEKSRSNYIAQVGINAEELKEADLKIQTARDNLRKARKEYDDLVLTAPGPGMVVYLPVWLGGEPRKIKVGDQPWRGAGLIELPDFSSMRVTLQINEVDLNLVSLDDSVSVVLDAWPDRHFSGRITEVGVLAREKDGDSNTKVFDVTAVLDQRDPILKPGMNAQTTIFGTRIDEALAVPVEALFRDEQGWHVFRIAGKSIESVPVEVGPTDGDRMVVLSGLDAGDRLSLVDPANWSSEDAQ; encoded by the coding sequence ATGTCCGGGCGCGCGGGCTGGGCCCTGCTGCTTCCGCTGTGCCTGCTGCTGACCGGCTGCGGCAGCGAGCAGCCTCCTTCCGTGGTGGTCACGCCCGACCGCTTCGAGATCCGTCTCACGGAAGCGGGCACCATCCAGGCGGTGAATTCCACCACCATCAGCACTCCGCGGCTGCGCAACCAGCTGCAGGTGCAGACGCTGATTCCCGAGGGCAGCAGCGTGGAGAAGGGTGACACGCTGGTCATCTTCGACCGCACGGAGCTGCAGAAGGAAATTGATGACCGGCTGAACGAACTGGACATCGCCCAGGCCAGTTACAACAAGGTGGAAGCCCGCCTCAAGGCCGAGCTGCGCAACATGCAGAGCTCGCTGGTGGCCGATTCCACTTCCTGGCTGCTCTCGAAACTGCGCCAGGAACGCACCGTCTACGAAAGCGAGATGGTGCGCCAGGAGGCGGACCTGCAGTTCAGCCAGGCCACCCTGTCCTACGAGAAATCGCGTTCGAACTACATCGCCCAGGTGGGCATCAACGCCGAGGAACTCAAGGAAGCCGATCTCAAGATCCAGACCGCGCGCGACAATCTGCGCAAGGCCCGCAAGGAATACGACGACCTGGTGCTGACCGCGCCCGGCCCGGGCATGGTGGTCTATCTGCCGGTCTGGCTGGGCGGCGAACCGCGCAAGATCAAGGTGGGCGACCAGCCCTGGCGTGGCGCCGGCCTGATCGAACTGCCCGATTTCTCGAGCATGCGTGTCACACTGCAGATCAATGAAGTGGACCTGAATCTGGTGTCGCTGGACGACTCGGTCTCGGTGGTGCTGGATGCCTGGCCCGACCGTCATTTCTCCGGCCGGATCACCGAAGTGGGCGTGCTGGCCCGCGAGAAGGACGGCGACAGCAACACCAAGGTCTTTGACGTGACCGCCGTGCTCGACCAGCGAGATCCCATCCTCAAACCCGGCATGAACGCTCAGACCACGATTTTCGGCACGCGCATCGATGAGGCTCTGGCCGTGCCCGTGGAAGCCCTCTTCCGCGATGAACAGGGCTGGCACGTGTTCCGCATCGCGGGCAAATCGATCGAAAGCGTCCCAGTCGAGGTGGGCCCCACCGACGGCGACCGGATGGTCGTGCTGAGTGGCCTCGACGCGGGTGACCGCCTGAGCCTGGTCGATCCTGCCAACTGGTCCAGCGAGGACGCGCAGTGA
- a CDS encoding TolC family protein, translating to MGLLAFARTWSIVCASLALLSGMAWSQPLALSLDEAIDRALGSHREGERVHLGLRENKLDRSDLRLRLLPRIRVQGVLPGITDSRAELWNSSLQVYEETRIKTERRSGTLSLSTELPFGTTVDASSYLGWRDSDTDSYLTRWSTNYSLSVSQQIFGARWLWDDLRQESRSLRLSQLQVSEQEAAFRYRVVQAYYALLQARLGLDLGRTGLRESEGSLELARRKYGAGIIGESDFLKSELENLERRSSFASDSLALQLQEEDFRKLVGLPTEQAFILDATVPEPSPSLDVDAQLELARQQSLSLLESRDALSAATRSRREAWRSLLPAVDLALSWDQSIQDSTRNLSMADADLFRTVTLRLNWALWDWGRNTRALQRMRIRERRQQLAFDESVENLERQVRSQLNRILELQAQLPLRARQLDLALRDHEISQQRFETGQITSQDLIDAERTLSSVRLQELSARINLVLQVAALERLTGADRVPLP from the coding sequence ATGGGCCTGCTGGCTTTCGCCCGCACCTGGAGCATCGTGTGCGCCAGCCTGGCGCTTCTTTCGGGAATGGCCTGGAGCCAGCCCCTGGCCCTCAGTCTTGATGAGGCCATCGACCGTGCCCTGGGCAGCCATCGCGAGGGCGAGCGCGTGCACCTGGGCCTCCGGGAGAACAAACTGGATCGCAGCGATCTGCGCTTGCGCCTGCTGCCGCGGATCCGCGTTCAGGGAGTGCTTCCGGGAATCACCGACAGCCGGGCCGAACTCTGGAACAGCTCCCTTCAGGTCTATGAAGAAACCCGGATCAAGACCGAGCGCCGCAGTGGCACCCTGAGCCTGTCCACCGAGCTGCCCTTCGGCACCACCGTGGATGCCAGCAGTTACCTCGGCTGGCGCGATTCGGACACGGACAGTTACCTGACCCGCTGGAGCACCAACTATTCGCTCTCGGTGAGCCAGCAGATCTTCGGCGCTCGCTGGCTCTGGGACGATCTGCGTCAGGAGAGCCGTTCGCTTCGCCTGAGCCAGCTGCAGGTCAGCGAGCAGGAGGCCGCGTTCCGTTATCGTGTGGTACAGGCCTATTACGCGCTGTTGCAGGCACGCCTCGGTCTGGATCTGGGCCGCACCGGGCTGCGCGAATCGGAAGGCAGTCTGGAACTGGCCCGCCGCAAGTACGGGGCCGGCATCATCGGCGAGAGCGATTTCCTCAAGAGCGAACTGGAGAATCTGGAGCGGCGCAGCTCCTTCGCCAGCGATTCCCTGGCCCTGCAGCTGCAGGAGGAGGATTTCCGCAAGCTGGTGGGGCTGCCCACGGAGCAGGCCTTCATCCTGGACGCCACCGTCCCCGAGCCCAGTCCCAGTCTGGATGTGGACGCCCAGCTCGAGCTGGCCCGCCAGCAGAGCCTGAGCCTGCTTGAATCACGCGACGCACTCAGCGCGGCCACTCGCTCGCGGCGCGAAGCCTGGCGTTCGCTGCTGCCCGCCGTGGATCTGGCTCTCTCCTGGGACCAAAGCATCCAGGACAGCACACGCAACCTGAGCATGGCCGATGCGGACCTTTTCCGCACGGTGACCCTGCGCCTCAACTGGGCTCTCTGGGATTGGGGACGCAACACGCGAGCCTTGCAGCGCATGCGCATCCGCGAGCGGCGCCAGCAACTGGCCTTCGATGAAAGTGTGGAAAATCTGGAGCGGCAGGTGCGCAGCCAGCTCAACCGGATTCTGGAATTGCAGGCCCAGCTGCCCCTGCGAGCCCGCCAGCTGGACCTGGCCCTGCGTGATCACGAGATCAGCCAGCAGCGCTTCGAGACCGGCCAGATCACCAGCCAGGACCTGATCGACGCCGAGCGCACCCTCTCCAGCGTGCGGCTTCAGGAACTGTCGGCCCGGATCAACCTTGTGCTCCAGGTGGCCGCCCTCGAACGGCTCACGGGCGCCGACCGCGTCCCTCTGCCCTGA